Part of the Primulina huaijiensis isolate GDHJ02 chromosome 15, ASM1229523v2, whole genome shotgun sequence genome is shown below.
GCATCAGGCATAACGAAAGAAATTATACTTCCATATATATAGTCCACTTCATTAGTTAGTACatacatttaaataattcaaagcTTTGAATCCAATTTGATAGTGTTAAGTGGCATCTAAAACAAATAGCAGATGTTAGAGGTAATGAAAGTTCAAGCCCTTTAAGACCTAATTACCTTACAATACCTGCAGTTACAGTATTTTGAAGAGTAAGGGGACAACCCATAGCTACCACCAAGTCCCCAGGGCGAAGCTTACTTGAGGAGCCAAGTTTTGCAGTCGGAAGTAGAGTTTTAGATTTGATTTTCACCAACGCTATGTCTGAATGTAAATCAGCATTCACTACTGTGCCCTCAAATGTGCGACCATCTTGCAACGTTACCTCAACCTGCTAAAATGattgataaattatattatatattcacCTGTATAACATTCCATGCATAACAGGGATGCACTGGCACAGACCTTTCCCTTGGATGAAGATCTTAATCCTTGGAAATCAACTACTACATGAGCACAAGTCAAGATAGTACCATCCTCATCAATTATAGTTCCTGATCCCACACTTTTACCCATAGTCATCCCACTAAAACCTGCCAAAAACTAATCTTTAACAATAGATTTTATGATACGCTGTGCTGTGGATTAAAAtaattccataaaaaaataagaaagcaTACCTTGTGGTACTGACAAATTCACAACAGCAGGACCAACCTTTGCCGCAGCATTAGGAATAGTATCTGCACTGAAACAGTTGCAAGATCGTCTGGGACAATCTCCAGCATTAGTGGCACTTTTGCTTATGTCAGCACCTGGAAATGCATTTGGAATGGAAAAAAATAGAGGAAGAAAACCTGCAAAGATGTGCTATTTATTCAGGAACTTAAGTGGTACTAATATACAAAAGAAACAGGAAACAAAAAAGATGGTGCACACGCTAATTACAGATCCCACAAAATAGACATTAagaaaaatatgattaaaatacaaTGTCTACCATGTTGTGAAGGATTCAATGCCGTAAATTCGTGAAAGCTGTTCACTTGCATAGTTCTCCAAGGCCATGTTAAGGAGTCAGACGGCGGTACAAGTGAAACTGACAGTAATTTTTCTGCAATAGATTAAATAATACTCATAAATGATGAATAGAAGAGAATTAAAAAACACTTGGAAAATTCAGACAAATCCTACATAATACAGCAATATCTTCTGCATAGCACAAAACATCACGTTAATGTGCTGATAACAGTTTTGCAAGCAGCTTTACGATTTCCAAAAGGTAAAATTACAAAAAGATGTTTAAACATTTTTGTCACAGGGGAACAAGGTCAAAGACACTAAAAACGAGGTAAACAACGCACGGTTTAGGGGAACAAGCTTCCATTGTATCACTATTCATTATCATAACCAAACCTTAAGGTCCTACACAAAAATCACAGAGGAATTCCCGGAGATGGACATACAAACTTGACAGGAACCTTATTCACTCCCTTAAAGAAAAGGAACAACTGATTAGCACTAGCCATCCAAAAATGTTCCCCAAAAACCGGAGAAAAAAGAGCACTGTAATAATTCAAGTAAGAGATTACACGAGCACGTGCACCACCGGATATCCCAAATACAAAGGCATCTGCAAA
Proteins encoded:
- the LOC140959222 gene encoding putative protease Do-like 14 isoform X6; its protein translation is MQVNSFHEFTALNPSQHGFLPLFFSIPNAFPGADISKSATNAGDCPRRSCNCFSADTIPNAAAKVGPAVVNLSVPQGFSGMTMGKSVGSGTIIDEDGTILTCAHVVVDFQGLRSSSKGKQVEVTLQDGRTFEGTVVNADLHSDIALVKIKSKTLLPTAKLGSSSKLRPGDLVVAMGCPLTLQNTVTAGIVSCVDRKSSDLGLGGFRREYLQTDCAINEGNSGGPLVNVYGEIVGVNIMKVLGADGLNFAVPIDSVSTIIKHFKRNGRVVRTWLGLKMIDLNDMITAQLKDNNPAFPNVNKGLLVSVVSPGSPADRAGFRPGDVVVEFGGKPVGSIKEVIEIMGDKVGKPFIAVVKRANDTTTTLTVIPEEADPDM